A single genomic interval of Bacillus smithii harbors:
- a CDS encoding ABC-F family ATP-binding cassette domain-containing protein, with protein MILLQVLQLTKYYGSELILSNIKLEIQSRDRIALVGRNGAGKSTLLKIIADQLSYDSGEIIKPKDVTIGYLAQDTGLESDLTIWNEMLSVFGPLREMEKKLRDLENQMADPTVYNDPEKFKKIVKEYDQLQIQFKEQGGYQYEADIRSVLHGLHFQDYDYETKISSLSGGQKTRLALGKLLLSKPDLLILDEPTNHLDIETLTWLEQYLQNYPGAILIVSHDRYFLDKVVTQVYEISRHKARKYYGNYSDYLIQKAEQYEREMKQYEKQQEEIEKLQDFIQRNIARASTTKRAQSRRKRLEKMELMEKPAGDEKSAQFSFEIAKQSGNEVMRVKDLAIGYGRGPVSENIHLNITRGESIALVGPNGVGKTTLLKSIIGLLQPIKGSVQFGTNVEIGYYDQEQANLTSNKTVLHELWDDFPDYNEKEIRTVLGNFLFSGDHVLKTVSSLSGGEKARLALAKLMMKKANFLILDEPTNHLDLDSREVLENALIDYPGTLLFVSHDRYFINRIATKVIELSPNGTTEYLGDYDYYVNKKQEQLELSLLEQQENRRTSDDTTASKNTFALDKEAKKAERKKRRRIEEIEQTIEQKETLLSEKEALLVQPDIFQDYEKAHAINQEIEQLKAEIDQLMEEWTELQESL; from the coding sequence ATGATTCTACTGCAAGTTCTTCAACTCACAAAATATTATGGTTCTGAACTTATTTTATCGAATATTAAACTGGAAATACAATCACGTGACCGGATTGCTTTAGTAGGGCGAAACGGAGCAGGCAAATCTACGCTTCTGAAAATCATCGCGGACCAATTATCATATGATTCCGGCGAAATCATCAAGCCAAAGGATGTGACGATCGGCTATCTTGCTCAAGATACCGGCTTAGAATCGGATTTGACAATTTGGAATGAAATGCTGTCCGTTTTTGGCCCACTGCGGGAGATGGAAAAGAAACTGAGAGATTTGGAAAATCAAATGGCCGATCCGACCGTTTATAACGATCCGGAAAAATTTAAGAAAATCGTGAAAGAATATGACCAATTGCAAATTCAATTTAAAGAACAAGGCGGCTATCAGTATGAAGCCGATATTCGTTCCGTTTTGCACGGTCTTCATTTTCAAGACTATGATTATGAAACCAAAATTTCCTCATTAAGCGGAGGTCAAAAAACAAGGTTGGCCCTCGGGAAACTTTTGCTCTCCAAACCGGATCTTCTCATATTGGACGAGCCGACCAACCATCTAGATATTGAAACTTTAACATGGCTGGAACAATATTTGCAAAATTATCCGGGAGCCATTCTGATTGTATCCCATGACCGCTATTTTCTTGATAAAGTAGTGACCCAAGTATACGAAATTTCCCGGCATAAGGCTAGAAAATATTATGGAAACTACAGTGATTACTTGATTCAAAAAGCAGAGCAATATGAACGGGAAATGAAACAATACGAAAAGCAGCAAGAGGAGATTGAAAAGCTCCAAGACTTCATCCAAAGAAACATCGCTCGCGCTTCGACGACAAAAAGAGCGCAGAGTCGAAGAAAACGACTGGAAAAAATGGAGCTGATGGAAAAACCTGCAGGGGATGAAAAATCGGCTCAATTTTCGTTTGAAATTGCAAAGCAAAGCGGCAATGAAGTGATGCGCGTTAAAGACTTAGCCATTGGATACGGCCGCGGTCCTGTGAGTGAAAATATCCATTTGAACATAACCCGCGGGGAAAGCATTGCGCTTGTCGGACCGAACGGGGTCGGAAAAACCACTCTATTAAAATCGATTATTGGGCTTCTGCAGCCGATCAAAGGATCTGTTCAATTCGGCACCAATGTCGAAATCGGCTATTATGATCAGGAACAAGCCAATTTAACTTCAAATAAAACCGTCCTTCATGAACTGTGGGATGATTTTCCTGATTACAATGAAAAAGAAATTCGGACCGTTTTAGGGAATTTTCTCTTTTCAGGCGATCACGTTTTGAAAACCGTCTCCTCTTTAAGCGGCGGGGAAAAGGCACGGCTGGCCCTTGCCAAACTCATGATGAAGAAAGCCAATTTCTTAATTCTCGATGAGCCGACGAACCATCTTGACCTTGACAGCAGAGAAGTACTCGAAAACGCTTTGATCGATTATCCGGGAACATTATTGTTCGTATCCCATGACCGCTATTTTATCAACCGAATTGCCACTAAAGTGATCGAGCTTTCTCCTAACGGGACCACTGAATATTTGGGAGACTACGATTACTATGTAAACAAAAAACAAGAACAGCTGGAATTATCGCTTTTGGAACAACAAGAAAATCGCCGTACCTCTGATGACACAACCGCTTCGAAAAACACGTTTGCACTGGATAAAGAAGCGAAAAAAGCGGAGAGAAAAAAAAGAAGACGAATTGAAGAAATTGAACAAACGATTGAACAAAAAGAAACGCTCCTTTCAGAAAAAGAAGCACTTCTCGTTCAGCCTGACATATTTCAAGATTATGAAAAGGCACATGCCATCAATCAGGAAATCGAACAGCTGAAAGCAGAAATTGATCAGCTTATGGAGGAATGGACGGAATTGCAGGAAAGTTTATAG
- the tsaD gene encoding tRNA (adenosine(37)-N6)-threonylcarbamoyltransferase complex transferase subunit TsaD — MEKDLYILGIETSCDETAASVVKNGKEILSNKVASQIESHKRFGGVVPEIASRHHVEQITIVIEEAIKEAGLDFSQLDAIAVTKGPGLVGALLIGVNAAKALAFAHQIPLVGVHHIAGHIYANRLVTDMRFPLIALVVSGGHTELVLMREHGTFEVIGETRDDAAGEAYDKVARTLNLTYPGGPVIDRLAHEGKALIDFPRAWLEDGSYDFSFSGLKSAVINTLHNAEQRGEQYHPEDVAASFQASVVEVLTEKTVRAAKQFQVKQVLLAGGVAANRGLRSELQKKMEELKDVELVIPPLSLCTDNAAMIAAAGTIFYEKGKRDGYNMNAYPGLELDHV, encoded by the coding sequence ATGGAAAAGGATTTGTACATTTTAGGAATTGAAACAAGCTGTGATGAAACGGCTGCTTCCGTTGTCAAAAATGGCAAGGAAATTCTCTCCAACAAAGTGGCGTCTCAAATAGAGAGCCACAAACGATTTGGGGGCGTTGTCCCGGAAATCGCATCACGCCATCATGTGGAACAAATCACGATTGTCATTGAAGAAGCGATCAAGGAAGCCGGTCTAGATTTTTCTCAATTAGACGCGATTGCGGTGACGAAAGGACCCGGTCTTGTCGGGGCGCTGCTCATTGGCGTCAACGCGGCAAAAGCGCTTGCCTTTGCTCATCAAATCCCTCTTGTCGGTGTGCATCATATTGCGGGTCATATTTATGCTAATCGGCTCGTAACGGATATGCGCTTTCCGTTGATAGCGCTGGTAGTTTCAGGCGGCCATACGGAATTGGTGCTGATGAGAGAGCACGGAACATTCGAAGTGATTGGGGAAACAAGAGATGACGCGGCCGGAGAGGCTTATGACAAGGTAGCCAGAACATTGAATCTAACCTATCCCGGAGGGCCGGTCATTGACCGTCTTGCGCATGAAGGAAAAGCATTGATCGATTTTCCGAGGGCTTGGCTGGAAGACGGATCCTATGATTTCAGTTTTAGCGGATTAAAATCAGCAGTCATTAATACTTTGCATAATGCGGAGCAAAGAGGGGAACAGTATCATCCTGAAGATGTGGCTGCAAGTTTTCAGGCGAGTGTGGTAGAAGTATTGACTGAAAAAACAGTGAGAGCCGCCAAACAATTTCAAGTAAAACAAGTTTTACTTGCCGGGGGCGTGGCAGCAAATCGTGGTTTGCGTAGCGAATTGCAAAAGAAAATGGAAGAATTGAAGGATGTAGAGTTAGTCATACCGCCTTTATCGCTATGTACGGATAATGCAGCCATGATTGCGGCTGCAGGGACCATTTTTTACGAAAAAGGAAAACGAGACGGCTATAACATGAACGCCTATCCCGGATTGGAACTGGATCACGTTTAA
- the rimI gene encoding ribosomal protein S18-alanine N-acetyltransferase → MERIQFRFMRIEDIDEVMEVEHSSFTLPWTKESFYYELEQNHFAHYLVVVVNDKVAGYCGSWIILDEAHVTNIAVLPQYRGRGFGEALLSKMMELARELGAKTMTLEVRVSNMPAQSLYKKLGFQKGGIRKGYYTDNQEDALIMWVNL, encoded by the coding sequence ATGGAACGTATACAATTTCGATTTATGAGAATCGAAGATATTGATGAAGTGATGGAGGTAGAACATTCGAGTTTCACCCTTCCTTGGACGAAAGAATCGTTTTATTATGAACTGGAACAAAACCATTTTGCCCATTATCTTGTGGTAGTGGTCAATGACAAGGTAGCCGGGTACTGTGGTTCTTGGATTATTTTGGATGAAGCTCATGTCACGAACATTGCCGTTTTGCCTCAATATCGAGGAAGAGGATTTGGCGAAGCTTTGCTGAGTAAAATGATGGAGTTGGCAAGGGAGCTTGGGGCGAAAACGATGACGTTAGAGGTTAGGGTAAGCAATATGCCAGCTCAGTCTCTTTACAAAAAATTAGGGTTTCAAAAAGGAGGTATCCGTAAAGGGTACTATACGGATAATCAAGAAGATGCTTTGATAATGTGGGTGAACTTATAA
- the tsaB gene encoding tRNA (adenosine(37)-N6)-threonylcarbamoyltransferase complex dimerization subunit type 1 TsaB, translating to MKVLAIDTSNYPLGVGLADENKVIGEYISNTKKNHSIRAMPAIEYLLKDCETSPQELDKIVVAKGPGSYTGIRIGVTIAKTLAWSLQIPISGVSSLAAIAAGAHYYPHFICPIFDARRGRVYTGLYRYINGQLTAELEDQNVLLSDWCEELKRKKEPVLFMGNDLSLHRSSIKEMLGDQADFAPDTLHNPRPGELAKMGMNMPEEDLHSFVPNYIRLAEAEAKWLEKQKEHEEG from the coding sequence ATGAAAGTGTTAGCGATTGATACATCAAATTATCCGTTAGGCGTTGGATTAGCAGATGAGAATAAAGTGATTGGGGAATATATCAGCAATACAAAAAAGAACCATTCCATCCGCGCAATGCCGGCCATTGAGTATTTATTAAAAGACTGTGAGACTTCTCCTCAAGAATTGGATAAAATCGTCGTAGCAAAAGGACCGGGATCTTATACCGGAATTCGTATAGGCGTGACCATTGCGAAAACGCTTGCTTGGTCCTTGCAAATTCCGATCAGCGGGGTTTCCAGTTTAGCTGCTATTGCTGCAGGCGCCCATTACTACCCGCATTTCATTTGTCCAATCTTTGATGCCAGAAGAGGACGAGTCTACACCGGTTTATACCGTTATATAAATGGTCAGCTGACGGCTGAATTAGAAGATCAAAATGTCCTTTTATCCGATTGGTGTGAAGAATTAAAGAGAAAAAAAGAACCCGTTTTATTTATGGGGAACGATCTTTCCCTCCACCGTTCTTCGATAAAAGAAATGTTGGGAGATCAAGCCGATTTTGCGCCGGACACTCTTCACAACCCTCGTCCGGGAGAGCTTGCCAAAATGGGCATGAACATGCCGGAAGAAGACTTGCACTCATTTGTCCCGAATTATATTCGTTTGGCTGAAGCGGAGGCAAAATGGCTTGAAAAGCAAAAGGAACATGAAGAGGGCTGA
- the tsaE gene encoding tRNA (adenosine(37)-N6)-threonylcarbamoyltransferase complex ATPase subunit type 1 TsaE has protein sequence MSRYETITKSPEETFRLAESLAKKLDAGDVLLLEGDLGAGKTTFTKGIAKGLGVERTINSPTFTIIKEYKGRIPFYHMDVYRVSDPEEDLGFDEYFFGQGVCVVEWAHLIEDQLPDEYLQISIYNEDMTTRRFVFEPVGKRYERLCEELFL, from the coding sequence ATGAGCCGATATGAAACTATAACGAAAAGTCCGGAAGAAACGTTTCGTTTGGCAGAATCTCTTGCAAAAAAGTTGGATGCCGGGGATGTTCTTCTGTTGGAAGGTGATTTGGGAGCCGGGAAAACGACGTTTACCAAAGGCATTGCGAAAGGCTTAGGGGTCGAAAGAACGATTAATAGTCCCACTTTTACGATTATTAAGGAATATAAAGGAAGAATTCCTTTCTATCATATGGATGTCTATCGAGTAAGCGATCCGGAGGAGGATCTTGGATTTGATGAGTATTTTTTTGGACAGGGTGTATGTGTGGTAGAGTGGGCTCATTTAATTGAAGACCAGCTTCCGGATGAATATTTGCAGATTTCTATTTATAATGAGGATATGACAACAAGACGCTTTGTGTTTGAACCTGTTGGAAAAAGATATGAACGGTTATGTGAGGAGCTTTTTTTATGA